A region of Hymenobacter tibetensis DNA encodes the following proteins:
- a CDS encoding UxaA family hydrolase, producing MSSPPMTEIPPLHTYLQIHPDDNVLVALRDLPAGTTLLHQGQAITLPKPVQAKHKVTTEALAIGEPVRMYGVRVGKATKPIALGEVITTTNVLHEAEAYGLHSRQAWTWQPPDVSAWQTTTFQGYPRTDGSVGTRNYWLVVPLVFCENRNIRMLQDAFEQALGYGKTDRYRQQVQQLVDSYRAGHLDKVDLIADAELPIDRSLLFPNVDGIKFLTHEMGCGGTAADAQRLCDLLAGFITNANVGGVTVLSLGCQKSQLSMLQAAITARSPTFDRPVLYFNHQTYGTETELLTAAIKQTFQGLVQLNLQTRQPVPLAKLNIGLKCGGSDGFSGISANPAVGHLSDVLVTLGGTTLLAEFPELCGVEQELINRCTEERDAQRFVQLLESYAAQAAAVGAGFDMNPSPGNIKDGLITDAIKSAGAAKKGGYAPIAGVLDYTEKAVRPGLHLLCTPGNDVLATTGMAASGATLILFTTGLGTPTGNPITPTVKIATNTRLATRMPDLIDFDAGPIVAGGETIAENGERLLHWLVGLASGRYQTKAELLGQDDFIPWQRDVNL from the coding sequence ATGAGCTCGCCCCCAATGACCGAGATACCGCCCTTACATACCTACCTCCAGATTCATCCAGATGACAATGTGCTGGTCGCGTTGCGGGACCTGCCGGCGGGCACTACGCTGCTGCATCAGGGCCAAGCCATTACGTTACCGAAGCCCGTGCAAGCCAAGCACAAAGTCACGACCGAGGCGCTGGCCATTGGGGAGCCGGTGCGCATGTACGGGGTGCGGGTAGGCAAGGCCACCAAGCCTATTGCCCTGGGCGAAGTCATTACGACCACCAATGTGTTGCACGAGGCAGAAGCCTACGGCTTGCATAGCCGCCAAGCCTGGACTTGGCAGCCGCCGGACGTAAGCGCCTGGCAAACTACCACGTTTCAAGGCTACCCTCGTACGGATGGCAGCGTGGGTACGCGCAACTACTGGCTGGTGGTGCCGCTGGTATTTTGCGAAAACCGCAACATCCGCATGCTGCAGGATGCCTTCGAGCAGGCCCTGGGTTACGGCAAAACGGACCGCTACCGCCAGCAGGTGCAACAATTAGTCGACAGCTACCGCGCCGGCCATCTGGATAAGGTGGACTTAATTGCGGACGCTGAGTTGCCGATCGACCGCTCCCTCTTGTTTCCCAACGTCGATGGCATCAAGTTTCTAACCCACGAGATGGGCTGCGGAGGCACTGCTGCCGACGCGCAGCGGTTGTGTGATCTGCTGGCGGGCTTTATCACCAATGCCAACGTAGGGGGCGTGACAGTGCTGAGTTTAGGCTGCCAGAAATCGCAGTTAAGCATGTTGCAAGCGGCTATTACGGCCCGCTCGCCCACTTTCGACCGACCGGTATTGTACTTCAACCATCAAACTTACGGCACTGAAACCGAGCTGCTGACGGCGGCCATCAAGCAAACTTTTCAGGGGCTGGTGCAGCTTAACCTGCAAACCCGCCAGCCCGTCCCCCTAGCCAAGCTGAACATCGGCTTAAAATGCGGCGGCTCCGACGGTTTTTCGGGAATTTCGGCCAACCCGGCCGTAGGGCACTTGTCGGATGTGCTGGTTACGCTGGGTGGTACTACGCTGCTGGCTGAATTCCCGGAGCTGTGCGGGGTGGAGCAGGAGCTGATCAACCGCTGCACCGAGGAACGGGATGCGCAGCGATTCGTGCAACTACTGGAAAGTTACGCGGCGCAGGCCGCGGCCGTGGGGGCTGGCTTCGACATGAACCCGTCGCCGGGCAACATCAAAGATGGCCTCATTACGGATGCCATCAAGTCGGCAGGAGCCGCCAAAAAGGGTGGCTACGCACCCATAGCCGGAGTGCTCGACTACACCGAAAAAGCGGTGCGCCCCGGCCTGCACCTGCTCTGCACCCCCGGCAACGACGTGCTGGCCACCACGGGGATGGCCGCCTCGGGAGCCACCCTCATTCTTTTTACGACAGGCCTGGGCACGCCCACGGGCAACCCTATCACCCCCACGGTGAAGATTGCAACCAACACGCGCTTGGCTACGCGGATGCCGGACCTTATAGATTTTGATGCCGGCCCCATCGTGGCGGGCGGTGAAACCATTGCCGAAAACGGGGAGCGTCTCTTGCACTGGTTGGTAGGGCTGGCTTCGGGCCGCTACCAAACCAAGGCCGAATTGCTCGGGCAAGATGATTTCATTCCCTGGCAGCGCGACGTCAATCTGTAA
- a CDS encoding AraC family transcriptional regulator yields the protein MRVQNNGGGYKGNEGLLATFTTILAVQRSTFPQISQSNGMKPQLLKISLPSECSFSIRQDVVPHFYNRWHYHAEVELVHIQQGHGTQFVGDSIQRFAPGDVLLIGANLPHYWRCDAEYFASQSGLQAQATVVHFLPDFWGTALLDLPESRALSYLLEQARRGIRLHGPVRDAVRRLLARLLTATGVARLVLLLRILTLVAAEEVELLASSPHSAPGNEADTERINRIYAYSLAHFQQAVPLTDIAAVANLSVHSFCRYFKAHTRKSYSRFLLELRVRHACQLLHGGSLSIAQVCYESGFNQFSSFNKYFKQITGMAPLYYRQTVQRGAATI from the coding sequence ATGAGAGTTCAAAATAACGGCGGTGGCTACAAGGGAAATGAAGGACTGTTGGCCACTTTTACCACTATCTTGGCTGTTCAGCGGTCTACTTTCCCGCAAATCAGCCAATCCAACGGTATGAAGCCGCAGCTCCTGAAAATTTCGCTGCCCTCCGAATGTTCATTCAGTATTCGGCAAGACGTGGTGCCGCACTTCTATAACCGCTGGCATTACCATGCCGAAGTTGAGCTGGTTCACATTCAGCAGGGCCACGGCACGCAATTCGTGGGTGACAGTATTCAACGCTTTGCGCCGGGTGATGTGCTGCTAATAGGGGCCAACCTGCCGCACTACTGGCGCTGTGACGCCGAGTATTTTGCGTCACAGTCGGGATTGCAGGCCCAAGCCACGGTGGTGCACTTCCTGCCCGACTTCTGGGGCACGGCCCTGCTGGACCTGCCCGAAAGCCGGGCGTTGAGTTACCTGCTGGAGCAGGCGCGGCGGGGAATCCGGCTGCACGGTCCGGTTCGCGACGCCGTTCGGCGTCTCCTGGCGCGGCTGTTGACCGCCACCGGCGTGGCCCGCCTAGTGCTGCTGCTCCGAATTCTGACGCTGGTTGCCGCCGAGGAGGTGGAATTGCTGGCTTCCAGCCCCCATTCCGCTCCGGGTAACGAAGCCGATACCGAGCGCATCAACCGAATTTATGCGTACTCACTCGCTCATTTTCAGCAAGCTGTTCCGCTAACTGACATAGCGGCCGTGGCCAACTTAAGCGTTCATTCGTTTTGCCGTTATTTTAAGGCCCATACCCGTAAGTCCTACTCCCGGTTTTTGCTGGAGCTGCGGGTGCGTCACGCTTGCCAGCTTTTGCACGGCGGATCGTTAAGCATCGCCCAGGTGTGCTATGAAAGTGGATTCAACCAGTTTTCAAGCTTCAATAAATACTTCAAGCAAATTACTGGTATGGCGCCGTTGTACTACCGGCAAACAGTGCAGCGTGGCGCGGCAACTATTTGA
- a CDS encoding helix-turn-helix transcriptional regulator, translated as MKNTIRVERAISNITQAQLGEQVGVSRQAINTIENGKYIPSTTLAIKIAKFFNKKVEDIFIIEVGD; from the coding sequence GTGAAAAATACCATTCGAGTAGAACGAGCTATTTCGAACATAACACAAGCGCAATTAGGCGAGCAAGTTGGCGTATCCCGCCAAGCTATCAATACTATCGAAAATGGCAAGTACATCCCCTCAACTACCCTAGCCATCAAAATAGCCAAGTTCTTTAATAAAAAAGTTGAAGATATATTCATAATAGAAGTAGGAGACTAA
- a CDS encoding LacI family DNA-binding transcriptional regulator has translation MLPKPTTLKELANLLGISISTVSRALNDHPSIGSATVQKVKKLAADLHYEPNQTAVSFQKGKTFTIGVILPELSEAFFSSAITAIEEAAYKQNYTVLLAQSHDDELKEKQVVEKMRHHRVDGLLVSVAKTTSSFEHFDRLRQSNIPVVFFDRIPPLPNIHYVACDLIKGTTEAVNYLLKKGHRTIGMINGPATLCASSERREGYIKAMMKSKLKYDPSLVVECDLSEKGTQSALELLLANKRNVSAIVTFNDYIWIYALHHAKCLQLDICNTVEFVSYANLPLVAYMDHTPSASVEQFPLQQGQKATEILLDLLRQKSRSSDHQQAFYHVTIDSKLVEGQPKPAQIPC, from the coding sequence ATGTTACCCAAGCCAACCACTCTTAAGGAACTTGCCAACCTGCTGGGAATCTCCATTTCCACGGTTTCCCGGGCGCTGAACGATCACCCCAGCATTGGGAGCGCCACGGTGCAGAAAGTGAAAAAATTGGCTGCGGACTTGCACTATGAGCCCAATCAGACCGCCGTTTCCTTTCAGAAAGGCAAGACGTTCACCATTGGGGTGATCCTGCCGGAGTTATCAGAGGCTTTTTTTTCTTCGGCCATCACGGCTATTGAAGAAGCAGCCTACAAACAGAATTACACGGTTTTGCTGGCGCAGTCGCACGATGATGAGTTGAAGGAAAAACAGGTAGTAGAGAAAATGCGGCACCACCGGGTGGATGGGCTGTTGGTATCGGTGGCGAAGACAACTTCCTCTTTCGAGCATTTCGACCGATTGCGTCAGAGCAATATACCGGTTGTGTTTTTTGATCGGATTCCACCTTTGCCCAATATCCATTACGTGGCCTGTGATCTGATAAAAGGCACTACGGAGGCGGTAAATTACCTTCTGAAGAAAGGTCACCGCACGATAGGCATGATCAACGGCCCCGCCACCCTGTGCGCCAGCAGTGAAAGGCGGGAGGGATACATCAAGGCGATGATGAAGAGCAAGCTCAAATATGACCCATCACTTGTCGTGGAGTGCGACCTGAGTGAGAAGGGCACCCAATCGGCCCTGGAATTGCTGCTCGCCAACAAAAGGAATGTCTCGGCCATTGTCACCTTCAACGACTACATCTGGATTTACGCGCTTCATCACGCCAAATGTCTGCAGTTAGACATCTGCAACACCGTGGAGTTTGTCAGTTATGCCAACCTGCCCCTAGTTGCTTACATGGACCACACTCCCTCAGCCTCGGTGGAGCAATTTCCCCTGCAGCAAGGGCAGAAAGCCACTGAAATTCTGTTGGATCTGCTTCGCCAGAAAAGCCGCAGTTCAGACCACCAACAGGCATTCTATCATGTAACCATAGACTCGAAGCTGGTAGAAGGACAACCTAAACCGGCTCAAATCCCTTGCTAG
- a CDS encoding nucleotidyltransferase family protein — translation MLTKPTLLVLAAGMATRYGSLKQLDSFGPNGETIIDYSVYDARRAGFGKIVFVIRASMQAEFQAILRRLPANLEVVTLNQELDLLPPTYLVPVNRSKPWGTGHAVWVAAAAINEPFAVVNGDDFYGFQSFKLAADFLRDTPAETDYGLVGFKLENTLSEHGAVSRGECQTNPQGYLQSLTEQPHIVRTDDGIAVLNPDAAPRMLTGQELVSMNLLALKPAFFSHVDQELKEFLRTSGTDPNAEFYLPLVIDKMVKANRARVKVLETPEKWFGVTYPADKPAVVQNIQRLVHESAYPNPLFTAFNPIL, via the coding sequence ATGCTTACTAAACCCACTTTGTTGGTCTTGGCCGCTGGTATGGCTACTCGCTATGGGAGCTTAAAGCAACTGGATAGCTTCGGCCCCAACGGGGAGACCATCATCGACTACTCGGTATACGATGCCAGGCGAGCAGGATTCGGGAAAATAGTATTTGTCATCAGAGCGTCGATGCAGGCGGAATTTCAAGCAATCCTGCGCCGCCTTCCCGCCAATCTTGAAGTTGTCACCCTCAACCAAGAGTTGGATTTGCTGCCCCCAACCTATCTGGTGCCAGTGAACCGGAGCAAACCATGGGGCACCGGACATGCCGTGTGGGTGGCCGCCGCTGCAATCAACGAACCTTTTGCCGTCGTAAACGGTGACGATTTCTACGGCTTCCAGTCCTTTAAGCTAGCAGCTGATTTTCTCAGGGATACTCCTGCAGAGACGGACTACGGCTTGGTGGGGTTTAAACTAGAGAACACGCTCTCCGAGCACGGGGCCGTATCAAGAGGCGAGTGCCAAACGAACCCCCAAGGGTATTTGCAGTCCTTGACGGAACAACCTCACATTGTGCGAACTGATGATGGAATAGCAGTCTTGAATCCCGACGCTGCGCCCAGAATGCTAACGGGCCAGGAGTTGGTTTCCATGAACCTATTAGCGCTCAAGCCCGCTTTTTTTTCTCACGTCGATCAAGAGCTAAAGGAATTCCTACGCACCAGTGGGACTGACCCCAACGCCGAGTTTTACCTGCCATTAGTAATAGACAAGATGGTGAAAGCTAACCGGGCGCGGGTAAAGGTGCTGGAAACCCCGGAGAAATGGTTTGGTGTCACCTACCCCGCCGACAAACCAGCGGTAGTGCAAAACATCCAGCGCCTGGTGCATGAAAGCGCATATCCCAACCCCTTGTTTACGGCTTTCAATCCTATTTTATGA
- a CDS encoding phosphotransferase enzyme family protein, with protein sequence MNASLPLVQVLTDVLPSFRVQGKVEKVMPFGSGHIHDTFYVETQAATSPNYLLQRVNHHVFKDVPAVMANIHLVTSHLKHILATEPGADPEKEVLTLISTYQDQHFFQDHQGNFWRLYLFLENTRSYDLVRTRQQAYEGGRAYGRFQALLTGLPVDLLHETIPAFHNVQSRLLLFQTALNTDAVGRVRCVAEEIAFVRERATSMSRLLHLGQQQQLPVRITHNDTKFNNVLLDAADRAQCVIDLDTVMPGLVAYDFGDAVRTIVNAAAEDEKDLNKISVNVELFEGFTTGYLQETNKFLTNNELNTLILGVTLLPFLMGLRFLTDYLDGDHYYKIGFQDHNLQRARAQFRLVQKLEEKQQLLQNLIQEIAAACHSRALQK encoded by the coding sequence ATGAACGCATCGCTCCCTCTCGTTCAGGTATTGACAGACGTTTTGCCCTCCTTCCGCGTGCAGGGAAAAGTGGAAAAAGTAATGCCTTTCGGTTCCGGGCACATCCACGACACGTTTTACGTGGAAACCCAGGCCGCAACCTCTCCAAACTACTTGCTGCAACGCGTCAATCACCACGTGTTCAAAGATGTGCCGGCGGTGATGGCAAACATTCACTTGGTCACCAGCCACCTCAAACACATCCTGGCGACGGAGCCCGGTGCCGACCCGGAAAAAGAGGTGCTCACGCTAATATCCACGTACCAAGACCAACACTTCTTTCAGGACCACCAAGGAAATTTCTGGCGGCTTTACCTCTTTCTGGAAAACACCCGCAGTTATGACTTGGTGCGCACCAGGCAGCAAGCCTACGAGGGCGGCCGGGCTTATGGGCGATTCCAGGCACTATTAACGGGGCTGCCGGTAGATCTACTGCACGAGACTATTCCGGCTTTTCACAACGTCCAAAGCAGACTGCTGCTCTTTCAGACGGCTTTAAACACAGACGCCGTAGGTAGAGTCAGGTGCGTAGCAGAAGAAATAGCCTTTGTACGCGAACGAGCGACGTCCATGAGTCGCCTCCTGCACCTGGGGCAGCAGCAGCAACTCCCTGTCCGAATCACGCACAATGATACCAAGTTCAACAACGTGCTGCTCGACGCAGCAGACAGGGCGCAATGCGTGATTGATTTGGATACCGTTATGCCTGGTTTGGTAGCCTACGACTTTGGGGATGCTGTCCGCACCATCGTGAATGCTGCTGCAGAAGACGAAAAGGACTTGAACAAGATCAGCGTGAACGTAGAGCTCTTCGAAGGCTTCACCACAGGGTATTTGCAGGAAACCAACAAGTTTTTGACTAACAACGAGTTAAACACGCTCATCCTAGGTGTTACGCTGCTGCCGTTCCTGATGGGGTTGCGTTTCTTAACCGATTACCTGGACGGAGACCACTACTACAAAATAGGATTCCAAGATCATAACCTGCAACGGGCCCGGGCGCAGTTCCGGTTGGTGCAAAAACTAGAGGAAAAACAGCAACTCCTGCAAAATCTGATTCAAGAGATAGCCGCTGCCTGCCATTCCCGAGCGCTCCAGAAGTGA
- a CDS encoding carbohydrate-binding family 9-like protein, with protein sequence MKTLHIQAISEPSKVQTFAALTHTLDALPRHPLREMLWFSDGIKPVVAFAMGYAHNCIYLKFYVQEPQIQAKYRQTNGPVYKDSCVELFIAFNNEATYYNLEFNCLGTGLVGFGENRHKRRLLPGSTVERIKTWASLTVDGQATWELTLAIPAAIFSAHHLSTFEGLRARANFYKGGEELPIPHYLAWNAIQAQQPDFHRPEFFGELQFA encoded by the coding sequence ATGAAGACCCTACACATTCAGGCTATTTCGGAGCCGTCAAAAGTACAAACTTTTGCCGCCCTCACTCACACCCTGGATGCGCTTCCACGCCATCCCCTTCGTGAAATGCTTTGGTTTAGTGACGGTATTAAACCAGTGGTAGCGTTTGCCATGGGATATGCTCATAACTGCATCTACTTGAAATTCTACGTCCAAGAGCCGCAAATTCAGGCTAAATACCGGCAAACAAATGGGCCAGTGTACAAAGACAGTTGCGTGGAGCTGTTTATTGCCTTCAACAATGAGGCAACTTATTATAACCTGGAATTCAACTGCCTGGGAACCGGCTTAGTGGGTTTTGGCGAAAACCGCCACAAACGTCGGCTGCTGCCCGGAAGTACGGTAGAGAGGATAAAGACCTGGGCTTCTTTGACCGTTGACGGTCAAGCAACTTGGGAATTGACCCTGGCTATACCCGCGGCTATCTTTTCTGCGCACCACCTTTCAACTTTCGAAGGTCTGCGGGCCCGGGCCAACTTCTACAAGGGCGGGGAGGAGTTGCCTATTCCTCATTACCTAGCCTGGAATGCAATTCAAGCGCAACAACCCGATTTTCACCGACCGGAATTCTTTGGGGAGTTGCAGTTTGCTTGA
- a CDS encoding Gfo/Idh/MocA family oxidoreductase, which translates to MNQNRRDFLKISGVAGLGFAGSGLLAGCATTEQQPRVAQVANQVKRKYTQRFNMSGYSAPRLDKVRIACVGLGMRGPGAVSRLSCIEGVEIKALCDLVPERAEKVKQALKEQGTAHDPVLYSGKPDSWKAMFDRDDIDLVYITTPWSLHAPQALYAMEHGKHAAVEVPAATTIEQCWQLVETSERTKKHCMMLENCCYDFFELLTLNMARQGYFGEIVHAEGAYIHGLLDLNLDKAKGYQDMWRLKENMTRNGNLYPTHGLGPICQLLNVNRGDAMDYLTSVQTKDFQMFEEVKRRAATDSFYSQFARDTYRGNMNTTTICTKKGKTMMVQHDVTTPRPYSRIHLVSGTKGCASKYPVKKIAAGHSWVSEEELTKLEAQYTPDIVKRIGEMAKTIGGHGGMDFMMDWRLIDCLRNGLPLDQDVYDAASWSSVGPLSEWSVANRSNSIDVPDFTAGAWQTNAPVTLTLAGGGTTNVISK; encoded by the coding sequence ATGAACCAGAATCGCAGAGACTTTTTGAAGATTTCCGGGGTGGCCGGCCTAGGTTTTGCGGGTTCCGGCCTGCTTGCTGGCTGCGCCACGACCGAACAGCAACCCCGGGTAGCCCAGGTAGCAAACCAGGTTAAGCGCAAGTACACACAACGCTTCAACATGAGCGGGTATAGCGCCCCCAGGCTAGATAAAGTAAGGATAGCGTGCGTGGGCTTGGGCATGCGGGGTCCCGGGGCAGTTTCCCGCTTGAGCTGCATTGAAGGCGTGGAAATCAAAGCGCTCTGCGACCTTGTCCCCGAGCGGGCCGAGAAGGTGAAGCAGGCCCTCAAAGAGCAGGGAACGGCCCACGACCCCGTGCTTTATTCCGGCAAGCCCGACTCCTGGAAGGCCATGTTTGATCGAGATGATATTGATCTAGTTTACATAACCACTCCCTGGAGTTTGCACGCTCCGCAGGCGCTGTACGCCATGGAACACGGCAAGCATGCCGCCGTAGAGGTTCCAGCCGCCACGACTATCGAACAGTGCTGGCAATTGGTGGAGACGTCGGAGCGCACCAAAAAGCATTGTATGATGCTGGAGAACTGCTGCTACGACTTCTTTGAGCTCTTAACCTTGAACATGGCCCGCCAAGGCTACTTCGGGGAGATTGTACACGCGGAGGGCGCTTACATCCACGGTTTGCTGGATTTGAACCTCGACAAAGCGAAAGGCTACCAAGACATGTGGCGCCTGAAAGAGAACATGACCCGTAACGGCAATCTCTATCCTACGCACGGCCTGGGTCCTATCTGCCAGCTGTTGAATGTGAACCGGGGCGACGCCATGGATTATCTCACGTCGGTGCAAACCAAGGACTTTCAGATGTTCGAAGAAGTTAAAAGGCGCGCCGCTACAGATTCCTTCTACAGCCAATTTGCTCGCGACACCTACCGCGGCAACATGAACACCACCACGATTTGCACCAAGAAAGGCAAGACCATGATGGTTCAGCATGACGTAACCACGCCCCGGCCTTATTCCAGGATTCACCTAGTGAGCGGCACTAAGGGCTGTGCCAGCAAATACCCGGTTAAAAAAATAGCGGCCGGGCATAGCTGGGTTTCAGAAGAAGAGCTTACAAAGCTAGAGGCACAGTATACCCCAGATATTGTAAAGCGAATCGGGGAGATGGCCAAAACGATTGGGGGCCACGGGGGCATGGATTTTATGATGGACTGGCGTTTGATTGATTGCCTGCGCAATGGCTTGCCCCTAGATCAGGACGTGTACGATGCGGCTTCGTGGAGTTCAGTGGGGCCGCTCAGTGAGTGGTCGGTAGCCAATCGCTCTAACTCAATCGATGTACCGGATTTCACCGCTGGCGCTTGGCAAACCAATGCGCCCGTTACCCTGACGTTGGCCGGGGGCGGGACGACCAACGTTATCAGCAAATAG